One Candidatus Binataceae bacterium DNA segment encodes these proteins:
- a CDS encoding alkaline phosphatase family protein produces the protein MRNLLAGVTAFAVALSIAQVSLGAATPLVPTQTPIKYLVVIDDENVAFDHYFATYPIAANLPGEPKFKALPNTPPVNGIAGVIATQNLNLANPFRLDRSQNFTCDNTNFYMNEQQAYNGGLMDMFVQFTSPINPMGCPPIDNLPMGYYDGNTVTAIWNYVQYYAMSDNSFGTNFGVTVVGHLNAVSGETHGATPADVAGKVINGTVIKNVEAGFDNCASGTLVQMASQNIGDLLTARKVTWGWFYGDFGNVDGVCNPAYNSHYMPFQYYASTSNPNHLPPSSPFLIGTNADQANHQYDLSNFWQGVAVGNIPQVSFLKAMSDSTGHPLTSSPLAEQTFLVNTINALQRTLPWRLKQMAIVITYDDSDGWYDHVMPPIVNQSSDPSQDRLLGVTGLCGNAAPGAYQDRCGYGPRLPLIVISPWSKSNYVDHTVTDQTSVLRFIEDNWNLGRLNDPQSFDKKANSMNSMFNFGGFPLAPTLQLNPSTGQIVGLPPW, from the coding sequence ATGCGCAATTTGCTGGCGGGCGTGACCGCTTTCGCGGTGGCGCTTTCAATCGCACAAGTTTCATTAGGCGCGGCAACGCCGCTCGTTCCCACGCAGACACCGATCAAATACCTGGTCGTCATTGACGATGAAAACGTCGCGTTCGATCACTACTTCGCGACGTATCCAATCGCCGCAAATCTTCCCGGCGAGCCGAAATTCAAGGCCTTACCCAACACGCCGCCGGTCAACGGAATCGCGGGCGTGATTGCGACGCAAAACCTTAACCTCGCAAATCCATTTCGCCTCGATCGCTCGCAGAATTTCACTTGCGACAATACTAACTTCTATATGAACGAGCAGCAGGCCTATAACGGCGGGCTTATGGACATGTTCGTGCAGTTCACGAGCCCGATAAATCCGATGGGCTGCCCCCCAATCGACAACCTGCCGATGGGCTACTACGACGGAAATACAGTCACGGCGATTTGGAACTACGTCCAGTATTACGCGATGAGCGACAACTCGTTCGGTACTAATTTCGGCGTTACCGTAGTTGGTCATTTGAATGCCGTGTCGGGAGAAACGCATGGCGCCACGCCTGCCGACGTTGCGGGCAAAGTAATCAATGGCACAGTGATAAAGAATGTCGAGGCCGGATTCGACAACTGCGCGAGTGGAACTCTGGTGCAGATGGCGAGTCAAAATATCGGCGATTTGCTGACTGCCAGAAAAGTCACATGGGGATGGTTCTACGGCGATTTCGGCAATGTCGATGGCGTTTGCAACCCCGCCTACAATAGTCACTACATGCCGTTTCAGTATTATGCATCAACTTCCAATCCCAACCATCTGCCGCCGTCGTCACCTTTCCTGATTGGCACCAACGCTGACCAGGCGAATCATCAGTACGATCTCAGCAACTTCTGGCAAGGAGTTGCGGTTGGGAACATCCCGCAGGTCTCCTTCCTCAAGGCGATGAGCGATTCAACCGGCCATCCGCTAACCTCAAGTCCGCTGGCGGAGCAGACCTTTCTCGTCAATACCATCAATGCTCTCCAGCGGACGCTCCCGTGGCGTCTCAAACAGATGGCGATAGTCATTACTTACGACGATTCGGACGGGTGGTACGATCATGTAATGCCGCCAATAGTCAATCAGTCGAGCGATCCCTCTCAGGATCGGTTGCTGGGTGTGACTGGGCTTTGCGGCAACGCTGCGCCGGGTGCTTACCAGGATCGATGCGGCTACGGACCGCGGCTGCCGCTGATCGTTATTTCGCCGTGGTCGAAGAGCAATTACGTGGATCACACGGTGACCGATCAGACCTCGGTGCTGCGCTTCATCGAAGACAACTGGAATCTCGGCCGGCTCAACGATCCGCAATCATTCGACAAGAAGGCCAATTCGATGAACTCGATGTTCAATTTCGGCGGATTCCCGCTCGCGCCGACGCTACAGCTCAATCCGTCCACCGGACAGATCGTCGGCCTGCCCCCGTGGTGA
- a CDS encoding lysylphosphatidylglycerol synthase domain-containing protein codes for MRRIETCFIVLAVIFYAWFISHYGLSDLLGYVRLVGWGLAGTIAFESISRIFNTFGWRATIEDYPPDLSFLELFAARIGGEAVDYTTPSAQLGGQVVMALTVRQRLRMPIGLASVAVAALAEMLGQIGFVMIALFFSLRLVPIAARLSWAIIGGFSIAVVLSGLFFFVQRKQPFTHLFKAAARLDLSRLKTDELRDAAAEADSVLADFYAHHRLRFLVSCLCYVVAWSMGPVEIYILLRLIGHPGSMQIAMLVEAAGLLVERAFFLIPGKLVSQEGGKAFILSMLGYPAGVGFVVGFLRRIKELVWVAFGLLALMIHRIITERSAGASKTPAPVIKGQVVKIKRAQGEHSL; via the coding sequence ATGCGCCGCATCGAAACCTGCTTCATCGTCCTCGCGGTTATTTTCTACGCGTGGTTCATATCGCACTACGGCTTGAGCGATTTGCTCGGCTATGTGCGGCTGGTGGGATGGGGCCTTGCCGGCACGATTGCTTTCGAATCGATATCGCGCATCTTCAATACCTTCGGCTGGCGCGCGACGATTGAAGACTACCCGCCCGACCTGAGCTTCCTTGAATTGTTCGCCGCCCGAATCGGCGGCGAGGCGGTTGACTACACGACCCCGTCGGCGCAGCTCGGCGGCCAGGTTGTGATGGCGCTAACCGTCAGGCAGCGGCTGCGGATGCCGATCGGATTAGCCAGCGTCGCGGTCGCAGCGCTCGCCGAGATGCTCGGGCAGATCGGCTTCGTGATGATCGCGCTGTTCTTCTCGCTCAGGCTGGTGCCAATCGCGGCCAGGCTCTCCTGGGCGATCATCGGCGGCTTCTCGATCGCGGTTGTGCTGTCGGGGCTCTTCTTTTTCGTGCAGCGCAAGCAGCCGTTCACGCATCTGTTCAAAGCTGCCGCACGCCTCGATCTATCGCGCCTCAAGACCGACGAGTTGAGAGACGCCGCCGCCGAGGCCGATTCGGTTCTCGCCGACTTTTACGCGCACCATCGCCTGCGCTTCCTCGTCTCATGCCTGTGCTACGTCGTGGCCTGGAGCATGGGACCGGTCGAAATTTATATTCTATTGCGCCTGATTGGCCATCCAGGATCGATGCAAATCGCGATGCTGGTCGAAGCCGCGGGCCTGCTGGTCGAGCGCGCCTTCTTCCTGATCCCTGGAAAACTGGTCTCGCAAGAAGGTGGCAAGGCGTTTATTCTCTCGATGCTTGGATATCCGGCGGGCGTGGGATTCGTGGTAGGCTTCCTGCGCCGGATAAAAGAGCTGGTGTGGGTGGCATTCGGTCTACTCGCGCTAATGATTCACCGAATAATCACCGAGCGATCGGCGGGCGCATCTAAAACTCCGGCCCCCGTCATCAAAGGGCAGGTCGTGAAAATTAAGAGGGCACAAGGAGAGCATTCGCTATGA
- a CDS encoding amidohydrolase family protein, whose product MALNGFSILDADGHLTEPASLYGTHIDPAMRPRAQELLTRLGAGNLGLVAALLPNWRSAERPLGEVAEVPGLGKLPSGRNHPLASEAGGYDPSERIRDMDKEGIDIAVCFATVATSVIGAEDPALEAALARAYNRWAGEYCAPFKDRIKAVGIVPQRDMNRCAAEVAYLAGEPWCVGVMTFGNLEGKLADHPYFDPFYNAMQDADLPVCFHGGTDRPPFAPGRADVGNNMFMMHLTGHVWHQMRIMAAVVGGGLFERYPRLRFGFFEGGLSWVPWWADRMDGHYKHFARHTPRLKCLPSEHMRGARCFYTFDPDEAMLPEALRLIGTSRVMWASDYPHFDAEFPDAGELVVNNERLAADEKRAILADNARRFFTRLAG is encoded by the coding sequence ATGGCTCTCAACGGATTTTCGATTCTCGACGCGGACGGTCACCTCACCGAGCCCGCATCGCTCTACGGCACTCATATCGATCCTGCGATGCGGCCGCGCGCGCAGGAATTGCTGACGCGCCTTGGTGCCGGCAACCTTGGCCTGGTGGCGGCGCTCCTGCCGAATTGGCGCTCGGCGGAACGCCCGCTCGGCGAGGTTGCTGAAGTCCCCGGCCTCGGCAAACTGCCATCGGGCAGGAATCATCCGCTGGCGTCGGAGGCGGGTGGCTACGATCCCAGCGAGCGTATCCGCGACATGGACAAGGAAGGGATCGATATCGCGGTCTGCTTCGCGACCGTCGCGACGTCAGTTATCGGCGCCGAGGATCCCGCGCTCGAGGCGGCACTCGCGCGCGCTTACAATCGATGGGCCGGGGAGTACTGCGCGCCGTTCAAGGATCGCATCAAGGCGGTCGGCATCGTCCCCCAGCGCGATATGAATCGATGCGCCGCGGAGGTCGCGTATCTGGCGGGTGAGCCGTGGTGCGTCGGAGTCATGACCTTCGGCAACCTCGAGGGCAAGCTCGCCGACCATCCGTATTTCGATCCCTTCTACAATGCGATGCAGGACGCCGATCTGCCGGTATGCTTCCACGGCGGTACGGATCGGCCTCCGTTCGCGCCGGGACGCGCGGACGTCGGTAACAACATGTTTATGATGCATCTGACGGGGCATGTGTGGCATCAGATGCGCATCATGGCCGCGGTCGTCGGAGGGGGGCTCTTCGAGCGCTATCCGCGCCTGCGCTTCGGCTTCTTCGAGGGGGGCTTGTCATGGGTGCCGTGGTGGGCCGATCGCATGGACGGCCACTACAAGCACTTCGCGCGCCACACGCCGCGCCTCAAGTGCCTGCCCTCGGAGCACATGCGTGGAGCGAGATGCTTCTACACCTTCGATCCTGACGAGGCGATGCTGCCCGAGGCGCTGCGCCTCATCGGCACGAGTCGCGTGATGTGGGCCTCAGACTATCCGCATTTCGACGCGGAATTCCCTGACGCCGGCGAACTCGTTGTCAACAATGAGCGGCTCGCAGCGGATGAAAAGCGCGCGATTCTCGCCGATAACGCGCGTCGTTTCTTCACGCGGCTTGCGGGATAG
- a CDS encoding anti-sigma factor, translating into MTCEDARLLLHAHLDGELDAARDLEVAQHLEGCLECSREFERARAMRSRLRSGEFHYAAPAGLEARVRSALASERRSVRTATPRRMRWSLIAVPLALAALLLVMFAPSMMRPAASDLIAQEVAASHVRSLMASHLIDVASTDQHTVKPWFAGKLDFSPVVKDFASAGFPLIGGRLDYIDNHTAAAVVYQHGKHVINLFMWPESQGEGSDAFKTLSRNGYNLESFSKEGMQCWLVSDMQASELDRLARLIAGESGSSTGREGSPSSK; encoded by the coding sequence GTGACCTGCGAAGACGCACGCCTGCTGCTCCATGCTCATCTTGATGGCGAGCTCGACGCGGCCCGCGATCTCGAGGTGGCGCAACATCTCGAGGGATGCCTCGAATGCTCTCGCGAATTCGAGCGTGCGCGTGCGATGCGGTCTCGGCTGCGCAGCGGCGAATTTCACTACGCTGCGCCCGCGGGCCTCGAAGCTCGCGTCCGCAGTGCTCTCGCAAGCGAACGCCGTTCGGTACGCACTGCAACACCGCGGCGCATGCGATGGTCGCTCATCGCGGTGCCGCTCGCGCTCGCGGCTCTTTTGCTCGTGATGTTTGCCCCATCGATGATGCGTCCGGCGGCTAGCGATCTCATTGCCCAGGAAGTCGCCGCGAGCCATGTCCGGTCACTGATGGCCTCGCATCTCATCGACGTGGCTTCGACCGATCAACACACCGTCAAGCCGTGGTTCGCAGGCAAGCTCGATTTCTCACCGGTGGTGAAAGATTTCGCTAGCGCAGGTTTTCCGCTCATCGGCGGGCGGCTCGACTATATCGACAATCACACCGCCGCCGCGGTCGTTTATCAACATGGCAAACACGTCATCAACCTGTTCATGTGGCCCGAGAGCCAGGGCGAGGGCAGCGACGCGTTCAAGACCCTCTCGCGCAATGGCTACAACCTCGAGAGCTTCAGCAAGGAGGGGATGCAGTGCTGGCTCGTGTCGGATATGCAGGCAAGCGAGCTCGATCGCCTCGCGCGCCTCATAGCCGGCGAATCGGGCTCAAGTACAGGACGCGAAGGGTCTCCATCGTCAAAATAA
- a CDS encoding class I SAM-dependent methyltransferase translates to MDSAIEAVLREYDQRAETEMKRMREMPPAEMAKHIDEFLLPVGPATGELMNILIKEAKARTILEVGTSHGYSTVWLAEAARATGGKVITLDVHAGKQDYARNALTKAGLANHVEFKLGDARESIAALSGTIDFVLLDLWKDLYIPCFDLFYSKLASGAIVVADNMLFPEFSRKDAEEYRRHVRAKPDMQSMLLQVGSGIELSRYARGLEFK, encoded by the coding sequence ATGGATAGCGCGATCGAAGCAGTGCTGCGCGAGTATGACCAGCGCGCCGAGACCGAAATGAAGCGGATGCGCGAGATGCCGCCTGCCGAGATGGCGAAGCATATCGACGAGTTTCTGCTCCCGGTCGGACCCGCGACCGGCGAGCTGATGAATATCCTCATCAAGGAAGCGAAGGCCCGCACTATCCTGGAGGTCGGAACTTCTCACGGATACTCGACGGTTTGGCTGGCGGAAGCGGCGCGCGCTACCGGCGGCAAGGTGATCACGCTCGACGTTCATGCTGGCAAACAGGACTATGCGCGCAATGCGCTGACGAAAGCGGGTCTCGCGAATCACGTTGAGTTCAAACTTGGCGACGCTCGCGAATCGATCGCCGCGCTCTCCGGCACGATCGACTTCGTGCTGCTCGATCTATGGAAGGATCTCTATATCCCGTGCTTCGACCTCTTCTATTCGAAGCTTGCGTCCGGCGCGATCGTGGTCGCCGACAACATGCTGTTCCCGGAGTTCTCGCGCAAAGACGCCGAAGAGTACCGCAGGCACGTGCGCGCGAAGCCCGATATGCAGTCGATGCTGCTGCAAGTCGGCAGTGGTATCGAGCTCAGCCGCTATGCGCGCGGGCTCGAGTTCAAATAG
- a CDS encoding (Fe-S)-binding protein has protein sequence MNEQVTRQILWNIPVPFIVLMYSLLVALIAGFAYAGLKWWRLVSLGGAENRFDRPIDRLVLALRDAFGQGNVIRESWGWMHYAFYVAFVGLLIGTTIVAINSDVRDLFHLLGFDLYFYYGDFYLVFKLMMDTFFLLLIAGVLMEGMRRSVRKPTVLDDPPAEKVADNFENRLGYWFPMTMMVAVAVTGLMLEGARINTTHPKFTEWAYVGRVVGSIEGAMGAGATFHRWLWLVHVLFVYVLLFCFPFTKLRHLIFGPLNLFFRNLGPRGRLAPIKDFENAETFGVSQVEQYTWKQLLDMSACLECGRCTINCPTVNTGKTLNPKYLVIEQREHLLQKAPFLLAAKAHAANGDGAEAPVWEGPDMITEVATEEAVWGCTSCGWCEEGCPVGIEHIQRIVDMRRYDVLMESRFPQQITGAFKGIENQGNPWGLAQEKRAEWAAGLDIPEMAEVEDPSDLDVLYWVGCAGSYDERNQKVSKSFSALMKQAGVKFGILGREETCTGDPARRLGNEYLYATVAQQNVETINRYKPRRIVTQCPHCFHNLKNEYPDFGGNYTVLHEAEFIDELVQAGRLKPREELNARVTYHDPCYMARHNRKWDGARSLLRAIPGTEVEDVDQSKNRTFCCGAGGGCFWKEEHEGTRINQKRFDQLNEAKPECLAVGCPFCMTMMEDAVKSRSLEDKMKVRDLAEIVADSTGAHAK, from the coding sequence ATGAACGAACAAGTTACCCGCCAGATCCTGTGGAACATCCCGGTTCCTTTCATCGTCCTGATGTACTCGCTGCTGGTGGCATTGATTGCGGGTTTTGCCTACGCGGGGCTGAAATGGTGGCGGCTCGTGAGCCTCGGCGGCGCGGAAAATCGCTTCGACCGCCCGATCGATCGCCTCGTGCTGGCGCTGCGCGACGCGTTCGGCCAGGGCAACGTCATCCGCGAGTCATGGGGCTGGATGCACTACGCGTTCTACGTCGCGTTCGTGGGACTGCTCATTGGCACGACGATCGTCGCGATCAATAGCGACGTGCGCGACCTGTTTCATCTCCTCGGCTTCGATCTTTATTTTTACTACGGCGACTTTTACCTGGTGTTCAAATTGATGATGGACACCTTCTTCCTGCTGCTCATCGCCGGCGTGTTGATGGAAGGGATGCGCCGCTCGGTGCGCAAGCCGACGGTGCTCGATGATCCGCCGGCGGAGAAGGTCGCAGACAATTTCGAGAACCGGCTCGGCTACTGGTTCCCGATGACGATGATGGTCGCGGTCGCCGTCACGGGCCTGATGCTGGAGGGCGCGCGTATCAACACGACGCATCCGAAGTTCACCGAATGGGCGTACGTCGGCCGCGTCGTCGGTTCGATCGAAGGCGCGATGGGCGCGGGCGCGACATTCCATCGCTGGCTGTGGCTCGTGCATGTGCTTTTTGTGTACGTCCTCTTGTTCTGCTTCCCGTTCACGAAGCTGCGGCATTTGATCTTTGGCCCGCTGAATCTTTTCTTCCGCAATCTCGGGCCGCGCGGGCGGCTCGCGCCGATCAAGGATTTCGAAAACGCCGAGACCTTCGGCGTGTCGCAGGTCGAGCAGTACACATGGAAACAACTGCTCGATATGTCGGCGTGCCTCGAATGCGGGCGATGCACGATCAACTGTCCCACGGTTAACACCGGCAAAACGCTCAATCCCAAGTACCTCGTGATTGAACAGCGCGAGCATCTTTTGCAGAAGGCGCCCTTCCTGCTCGCGGCCAAGGCGCACGCCGCGAATGGCGACGGTGCGGAGGCGCCGGTGTGGGAAGGCCCCGACATGATCACCGAGGTCGCGACCGAGGAAGCGGTCTGGGGATGCACGTCGTGCGGATGGTGCGAAGAGGGCTGCCCGGTCGGCATCGAGCACATTCAGCGTATCGTCGATATGCGCCGCTACGACGTGCTGATGGAAAGCCGCTTTCCGCAGCAGATCACGGGCGCCTTCAAGGGTATCGAGAACCAGGGCAATCCCTGGGGCCTCGCGCAGGAAAAGCGCGCCGAGTGGGCCGCGGGGCTCGATATTCCCGAGATGGCGGAAGTCGAGGACCCAAGCGATCTCGACGTGCTGTACTGGGTCGGATGCGCGGGCTCGTACGACGAGCGCAATCAGAAAGTGTCGAAGTCATTTTCCGCGTTGATGAAACAGGCGGGCGTCAAGTTCGGAATCCTCGGCCGCGAGGAGACGTGCACGGGAGACCCGGCGCGCCGCCTCGGCAACGAGTATCTATATGCCACCGTCGCACAACAGAATGTCGAGACAATCAACCGCTACAAGCCGCGGCGCATCGTTACGCAATGTCCGCATTGCTTCCACAATCTGAAAAACGAATATCCGGACTTCGGTGGCAACTATACCGTTCTGCATGAAGCCGAATTTATCGACGAGTTGGTTCAGGCTGGGCGGCTCAAGCCGCGCGAAGAACTCAACGCGCGCGTGACGTATCACGACCCGTGCTACATGGCGCGGCACAATCGCAAATGGGACGGCGCGCGCTCGTTGCTGCGCGCGATTCCCGGCACGGAGGTCGAGGACGTCGATCAGTCGAAGAATCGAACATTCTGTTGCGGCGCGGGCGGCGGCTGCTTCTGGAAGGAAGAACACGAAGGCACGCGCATTAACCAGAAGCGCTTCGATCAACTCAACGAGGCGAAACCGGAATGCCTCGCGGTCGGATGTCCGTTCTGCATGACGATGATGGAAGACGCAGTCAAGTCGCGCTCACTCGAAGACAAGATGAAGGTGCGCGACCTCGCCGAGATCGTCGCGGACTCAACCGGCGCCCACGCCAAGTAG
- a CDS encoding phytanoyl-CoA dioxygenase family protein, with product MKNAPEPHPLNQGFEWTPVRGPFRRISAEQARSFNERGFFLLEDAFDRVTIERVAAEIDPFEQQAEESLRTRPGKRMFIAEADGITFTIHLVKRSQLLREFAASEIFADLCHDLIGPDARLYWDQAVYKKPGYPRHFPWHQDNGYTYVEPQAYLTCWLALTDATLDNGCPWTIDGGHRKGTLKHRASEAGFVCRDEDGPDAVAAPVRAGGIVVFSSLTPHRTGPNLKNSVRKAYILQYAPDGARIVEANATCDAPDRQYLILRNGERVAPPPIETSLRDPGVSKNG from the coding sequence ATGAAGAATGCACCGGAACCGCATCCACTGAATCAGGGATTCGAGTGGACACCGGTGCGCGGGCCTTTTCGACGCATCAGCGCTGAGCAGGCGCGATCGTTCAACGAGCGCGGCTTCTTCCTGCTCGAAGATGCGTTCGATCGCGTGACGATCGAGCGCGTTGCGGCTGAGATCGATCCATTCGAGCAACAAGCTGAAGAGTCTCTGCGAACCCGGCCGGGCAAGCGGATGTTCATCGCCGAGGCCGACGGCATCACGTTCACGATCCATCTCGTTAAGCGCTCGCAGTTGCTGCGCGAGTTCGCCGCGTCGGAAATCTTCGCCGATCTCTGTCACGATCTGATCGGCCCCGATGCGCGGCTGTACTGGGATCAGGCGGTGTACAAGAAGCCCGGGTACCCACGCCATTTTCCGTGGCATCAGGACAACGGCTACACCTACGTCGAACCGCAGGCGTATCTGACATGCTGGCTCGCGCTCACCGACGCGACGCTCGACAACGGATGCCCGTGGACTATCGACGGTGGTCATCGCAAGGGCACGTTGAAGCATCGCGCGAGCGAAGCTGGCTTCGTCTGTCGCGATGAAGATGGCCCCGACGCCGTCGCGGCTCCTGTTCGCGCGGGCGGGATCGTTGTGTTCTCCTCGCTGACGCCGCATCGCACTGGGCCGAATCTCAAGAACAGTGTGCGCAAGGCGTACATCCTGCAATATGCGCCCGACGGCGCGCGCATCGTGGAAGCGAACGCGACTTGCGACGCGCCTGATCGCCAGTACTTGATTCTTAGGAACGGCGAGCGCGTTGCGCCTCCGCCGATCGAAACCTCACTTCGGGATCCAGGAGTGTCAAAAAATGGATAG
- a CDS encoding sigma-70 family RNA polymerase sigma factor, whose protein sequence is MLDPHKDVDFEHVFLPHLDSAYNLARWLMRNDADAQDVVQEAYLRALRFAHGYRGGDARAWLLAIVRNTALTWIQRNRRSNEAAEFDEEAHGTCSGADSLEAAMVRDAEGKAIRAALEALPIEYREVIVMREIEGLTYKEIADAAELPIGTVMSRLARARKRLQNALASLVGRKVTQ, encoded by the coding sequence TTGCTGGACCCGCACAAAGACGTGGACTTCGAGCATGTTTTCCTGCCGCATCTCGACTCGGCCTACAACCTCGCCCGATGGCTGATGCGCAATGACGCCGACGCACAGGATGTCGTGCAGGAGGCTTACCTGCGCGCGCTCAGGTTCGCCCACGGATATCGCGGTGGCGATGCGCGCGCGTGGCTGCTCGCGATCGTCCGTAACACGGCGCTCACGTGGATCCAGCGTAATCGCAGATCGAATGAGGCTGCCGAGTTCGACGAAGAAGCGCACGGCACCTGCAGCGGAGCAGACAGCCTCGAAGCTGCAATGGTCCGCGACGCCGAAGGCAAAGCGATCCGCGCCGCGCTCGAGGCGCTGCCGATCGAGTATCGCGAGGTTATCGTGATGCGCGAGATCGAGGGTCTGACATACAAGGAAATCGCCGACGCTGCCGAGCTGCCGATCGGCACCGTGATGTCGCGGCTAGCGCGCGCGCGCAAACGCCTGCAGAACGCACTGGCAAGTCTCGTCGGCAGGAAGGTGACGCAGTGA
- a CDS encoding DUF4412 domain-containing protein, whose translation MKHLTALVAGAAIALSAMTATAGVVIEQDQTSNRGSKDITQHQTIMVQGNKERLETPSHIVITDLDKGKLYILQPAAKSYLQMDFPPKGPMAQMMANKSQNAMNFTKMGSTRSVAGFKCADYKGEGKVMSGDYTITECFSTSAPGARDFSAFQDAMKEKFKGTPMAGMEGNIPGGIPLASDSTMKMNKISIPGLPPEQAKKIEEAMAKRPPVVTKTTVTKVTSQKLAESTFEVPSDYKERQMPGRTGTGPGMGMMMKPGASGAAAGAPITPAASAAASPAAH comes from the coding sequence ATGAAACATCTAACCGCGCTGGTGGCCGGCGCCGCGATCGCACTGAGCGCGATGACCGCCACGGCCGGAGTCGTGATCGAGCAGGATCAGACCTCCAATCGCGGCTCAAAGGACATCACTCAGCACCAAACGATCATGGTTCAGGGCAACAAGGAGCGCCTCGAGACGCCCAGCCATATCGTCATCACCGATCTCGACAAAGGCAAGCTTTACATTCTCCAGCCCGCCGCCAAGAGTTACCTGCAGATGGATTTTCCACCCAAGGGCCCGATGGCCCAGATGATGGCGAATAAATCTCAGAACGCGATGAATTTCACCAAGATGGGCTCGACGCGCTCGGTCGCCGGCTTCAAGTGCGCCGACTACAAGGGCGAGGGCAAGGTCATGAGCGGCGACTACACCATCACCGAATGCTTCTCGACCAGCGCCCCGGGGGCCAGGGATTTCAGCGCATTTCAGGATGCGATGAAGGAAAAGTTCAAGGGCACCCCGATGGCCGGGATGGAAGGCAATATCCCTGGCGGTATTCCGCTGGCTTCGGACTCGACCATGAAGATGAACAAGATCTCGATTCCGGGATTGCCTCCGGAACAGGCCAAGAAAATTGAAGAAGCGATGGCGAAGCGTCCACCGGTTGTCACCAAGACGACGGTGACCAAGGTCACTTCGCAGAAGCTCGCGGAATCTACATTCGAGGTTCCCTCCGACTACAAGGAGCGGCAGATGCCTGGGCGCACCGGGACGGGTCCGGGCATGGGCATGATGATGAAGCCGGGCGCGTCGGGTGCGGCGGCGGGCGCACCGATTACGCCGGCTGCGTCAGCGGCGGCATCGCCGGCAGCGCACTGA
- a CDS encoding alpha/beta hydrolase: MSEVKHRYVQTNGIRMHVAEAGEGFPVVMCHGFPELWYSWRHQMKALSEAGFRAIAPDQRGYGETDCPQAIESYSMKNLVADLVGMLDALEIKKAVIIGHDWGGAVAWAAPMMVPERWERVVGVNTPFLPRAPMRPTDAMRAMAGDNFHYILYFQTPGVAEAELERDVERSLRGFYQDPANIDPEEMRKAPPGVFGPKGGGLLERFTDRPHGKFLTAEDFQVFARAFKKTGFRGGLNWYRNIDRSWEESASIEQRVNQPALMITAELDIVLRPEMAEGMTQWVPNLRKTVLVKGSGHWTQQEKPAEVNAAILDFLSDMKK, from the coding sequence ATGAGCGAAGTAAAACATCGGTACGTTCAGACCAACGGCATCCGGATGCACGTCGCCGAAGCCGGCGAAGGCTTCCCGGTGGTGATGTGCCACGGCTTTCCGGAGCTGTGGTACTCGTGGCGGCATCAGATGAAGGCACTGTCAGAGGCCGGCTTCCGCGCCATCGCGCCAGATCAACGCGGCTACGGCGAGACCGATTGCCCGCAGGCGATCGAGTCGTACTCGATGAAGAATCTCGTTGCCGACCTGGTCGGGATGCTCGATGCGCTCGAAATCAAGAAGGCCGTCATCATCGGGCACGATTGGGGCGGCGCCGTCGCATGGGCCGCACCAATGATGGTGCCGGAGCGATGGGAACGCGTTGTCGGCGTGAACACTCCGTTCCTGCCGCGCGCTCCGATGCGCCCGACGGATGCGATGCGCGCGATGGCAGGCGACAACTTTCACTACATCCTGTATTTCCAGACGCCCGGCGTCGCCGAGGCCGAGCTCGAACGCGACGTAGAGCGCTCGCTGCGCGGCTTCTACCAGGATCCCGCGAACATCGATCCGGAGGAGATGCGCAAGGCGCCTCCGGGCGTGTTCGGTCCCAAGGGCGGTGGATTGCTCGAGCGATTTACCGATCGTCCGCACGGCAAGTTCCTGACCGCCGAGGATTTCCAGGTCTTCGCGCGCGCCTTCAAGAAGACCGGCTTCCGCGGCGGCCTCAACTGGTATCGCAACATCGATCGCAGTTGGGAGGAGAGCGCGTCGATCGAGCAGCGCGTCAATCAACCTGCCCTCATGATCACGGCGGAGCTCGACATCGTGCTGCGCCCCGAGATGGCCGAAGGCATGACGCAGTGGGTGCCGAACCTGCGCAAAACGGTGCTCGTCAAAGGCTCAGGCCACTGGACGCAGCAGGAAAAACCAGCCGAGGTGAACGCGGCGATCCTCGACTTCCTGTCGGATATGAAGAAGTAG